The Virgibacillus sp. MSP4-1 genome has a segment encoding these proteins:
- the dprA gene encoding DNA-processing protein DprA gives MVSEYELRLAHLLRVQGLGRRRIRHLIELDPSLSSIYQFSISDLQAIFRLTPMKAQRVFHGLRSPKLLNSVKQDLKTTTIISLNHPRYPSSLKMIPDPPLLLYIKGSSEFLEHEPKLSVVGTRAHSGEARRKVHSLLRPVIERDWLIVSGMAKGIDSFSHQAALTYKGKTIGVLGFGFHHIYPKENIQLMKTLEREHLLISEYPPNAPPKPWHFPERNRIISGLSFGTLVVEAKERSGTFITAEQALEQGREVFVVPGSILLPQTKGCHTLIQEGAQLVHSAEDLIEARNSYENWSLTP, from the coding sequence TTGGTATCAGAATATGAATTAAGATTGGCCCATTTGCTTCGGGTGCAGGGGCTTGGTCGAAGAAGAATCCGGCACCTCATAGAGTTAGATCCCAGTCTCTCCTCTATATATCAATTCTCCATCAGTGATCTTCAAGCAATTTTCCGCCTGACCCCGATGAAAGCTCAGAGAGTTTTTCATGGACTCCGTAGCCCAAAATTGTTAAATAGTGTCAAACAGGACCTTAAAACAACAACGATCATCTCTCTGAATCATCCTCGCTACCCTTCATCACTGAAAATGATTCCTGATCCACCTTTGCTGCTTTACATCAAAGGTTCGTCTGAGTTTTTAGAACACGAGCCTAAGCTGAGTGTTGTAGGTACAAGAGCCCATTCCGGAGAAGCCAGACGTAAAGTTCATTCCCTGCTAAGACCAGTGATCGAACGTGACTGGTTAATCGTCAGCGGCATGGCAAAAGGAATTGATTCTTTTTCTCATCAAGCTGCTTTAACATATAAAGGGAAAACCATTGGTGTTTTAGGATTTGGCTTTCATCATATTTATCCGAAAGAAAACATACAGTTAATGAAAACCCTTGAGCGGGAGCATTTACTAATTTCTGAATATCCCCCGAATGCACCTCCTAAGCCCTGGCATTTTCCTGAACGCAACCGGATTATTAGCGGTCTTTCCTTTGGTACCCTGGTTGTGGAGGCGAAAGAGAGGAGTGGAACATTTATAACGGCTGAGCAGGCTTTAGAGCAAGGACGAGAGGTGTTTGTCGTCCCCGGTTCTATTCTGCTGCCACAAACCAAAGGGTGCCATACACTTATTCAGGAAGGGGCTCAACTTGTTCATAGTGCAGAAGATTTAATAGAGGCCAGAAACTCTTATGAAAACTGGAGCTTAACACCTTAA
- the topA gene encoding type I DNA topoisomerase, with protein sequence MADYLVIVESPAKAKTIERYLGKKYKVKASMGHVRDLPKSQTGVDVDENYKPKYITIRGKGPVLKELKTAAKKAKKVFLAADPDREGEAIAWHLAYSLDVDESSKCRVVFNEITKDAVKESFKHPRHIDMDLVDAQQARRILDRLVGYNISPLLWQKVKKGLSAGRVQSVAVRLVIEREREIQNFQPEEYWTIETDFIKGKDTFQGSFYGLNGKKQKLSSQEDVNNILNKMDGDQFKVDKVNKRERKRNPAAPFTTSSLQQEAARKLNFRAKKTMMLAQQLYEGIDLGKKEGTVGLITYMRTDSTRISNTAKQEAAEFIETSYGKEYLGSYKKKKDSEGAQDAHEAVRPTSVNRTPQSLKSVLSRDQLRLYRLIWERFLASQMAPAVMDTVTAHLINNDVEFRASGSQIKFKGFMKVYVEGQDDKKKEENKLLPPLEEGETVKAEEINPSQHFTQPPPRYTEARLVKTLEELGIGRPSTYAPTLDTIQRRNYVTLENRRFVPTELGEIVVNILMEYFPEIIDIEFTAKMENDLDSIEEGKTEWVNIIDDFYQGFEKRLKTAEQEMEKIEIKDEPAGEDCEECGHPMVYKMGRYGKFMACSNFPECRNTKPILKEIGVKCPNCKDGNIVERKSKKNRTFYGCDNYPECEFISWDKPIARPCPKCEGLLVEKKRKKATQVQCTQCDYKEEKQE encoded by the coding sequence ATGGCAGATTATTTAGTAATTGTCGAATCACCGGCAAAAGCAAAAACAATAGAACGATATTTAGGGAAAAAATATAAAGTAAAGGCATCCATGGGACACGTGCGTGACCTGCCAAAAAGTCAAACAGGTGTTGATGTGGATGAAAACTATAAACCAAAGTATATAACTATTCGGGGAAAAGGGCCTGTATTGAAAGAATTGAAGACGGCTGCTAAGAAGGCCAAAAAAGTATTCTTAGCAGCCGACCCGGACCGGGAAGGAGAGGCTATTGCCTGGCATTTGGCATATAGCCTGGATGTGGATGAGAGTTCCAAATGCCGTGTTGTATTTAATGAAATCACCAAGGATGCAGTAAAGGAATCCTTTAAACATCCACGACATATTGATATGGATTTAGTTGATGCGCAGCAGGCAAGAAGAATTCTGGATCGTCTGGTAGGTTACAATATTAGCCCATTGCTTTGGCAAAAAGTAAAGAAAGGTTTAAGTGCCGGTCGTGTACAGTCTGTAGCTGTTCGTCTTGTTATTGAACGGGAAAGAGAGATTCAGAACTTCCAACCGGAAGAATACTGGACAATAGAAACAGATTTTATAAAAGGCAAAGATACCTTTCAGGGTTCTTTTTATGGTTTAAATGGAAAAAAACAGAAGCTGAGCTCACAAGAAGATGTTAATAACATTTTAAATAAAATGGATGGAGATCAATTTAAAGTTGATAAAGTCAATAAAAGGGAAAGAAAACGAAATCCAGCAGCTCCATTTACAACATCGTCTTTACAGCAGGAAGCTGCCCGTAAGCTGAATTTCCGTGCGAAAAAGACAATGATGCTGGCCCAGCAATTATACGAAGGAATTGATCTAGGAAAGAAAGAGGGAACAGTTGGTCTGATCACGTATATGAGAACCGATTCTACCCGGATTTCAAATACGGCTAAGCAGGAAGCTGCAGAGTTCATTGAAACTTCCTATGGAAAAGAATATTTGGGCTCTTATAAAAAGAAAAAGGATTCTGAAGGGGCTCAGGATGCTCACGAGGCAGTTCGTCCAACTTCAGTGAATCGAACACCCCAATCTCTCAAATCTGTTCTGTCACGCGATCAGCTCCGTCTCTATCGCCTGATTTGGGAACGTTTCTTAGCCAGTCAGATGGCTCCGGCTGTTATGGATACTGTGACAGCTCATTTAATAAACAATGATGTTGAGTTTCGTGCCAGTGGATCCCAGATAAAGTTTAAGGGCTTTATGAAGGTGTATGTGGAAGGTCAGGATGATAAAAAGAAAGAAGAAAATAAGCTTCTTCCACCACTTGAAGAGGGAGAGACGGTAAAAGCCGAGGAGATTAACCCGAGTCAGCATTTTACTCAGCCGCCTCCAAGATATACAGAGGCGCGGTTAGTTAAAACGCTTGAAGAACTTGGTATAGGGAGACCATCCACTTATGCACCTACACTGGATACAATTCAGCGCAGAAATTATGTTACTCTGGAAAACCGCCGTTTTGTTCCTACCGAACTCGGGGAAATTGTCGTCAATATACTGATGGAATACTTTCCGGAAATCATAGACATAGAGTTTACAGCAAAAATGGAGAATGACCTGGATAGCATTGAGGAAGGAAAGACCGAGTGGGTAAACATTATTGATGATTTTTATCAGGGGTTTGAAAAAAGACTGAAAACGGCAGAACAGGAAATGGAAAAGATTGAAATTAAGGATGAACCTGCAGGAGAAGATTGTGAGGAATGTGGACATCCTATGGTCTATAAGATGGGCCGCTACGGGAAGTTTATGGCCTGCTCCAATTTTCCTGAGTGTCGGAATACGAAACCTATTTTAAAGGAAATTGGTGTGAAGTGTCCCAACTGTAAGGATGGAAACATTGTTGAGCGAAAGTCGAAAAAGAACCGTACATTTTATGGATGTGACAATTATCCCGAGTGTGAATTCATTTCCTGGGATAAACCTATTGCAAGGCCATGTCCAAAATGTGAAGGTTTATTAGTAGAAAAGAAAAGAAAAAAAGCAACCCAGGTTCAATGTACGCAATGTGATTATAAAGAAGAAAAACAGGAATAA
- the xerC gene encoding tyrosine recombinase XerC, translated as MNADYLREVFTEYLQVEKNASPYTVKFYQEDLDTFFLFLEEEGIEHVKDVDYAVIRVFLTKQYDQKLSRRSVSRRLSSLRTFYRFLEREEKVDSNPFLQVSQPKVSKPIPGFLYEEEVEKLFHVNDLTSPLGQRDQAILELLYATGMRVSECANLKLTHVDFSIGTVLVRGKGNKERYIPFGRYAQDALETYIHDGREKLTNKVNEDSGSIFLNARGTTLSTRGFRLVLNKMVKNAALTINVHPHKLRHTFATHLLNAGADMRSVQELLGHKNLSSTQIYTHVTKDHLRNIYKNSHPRA; from the coding sequence ATGAATGCTGATTACTTACGTGAGGTATTTACGGAATATTTGCAGGTTGAAAAAAATGCCTCACCTTATACGGTGAAATTTTATCAAGAGGATCTTGATACCTTTTTTTTGTTTTTAGAGGAAGAAGGTATTGAACATGTTAAAGATGTCGATTATGCAGTTATAAGAGTATTTTTAACGAAACAATACGATCAAAAACTTTCCAGAAGAAGTGTATCAAGGAGACTGTCTAGCTTACGAACGTTTTATCGTTTTCTGGAAAGAGAGGAGAAAGTAGACTCAAATCCATTTTTGCAGGTTTCTCAACCAAAGGTATCAAAACCTATACCAGGATTTTTATATGAAGAAGAGGTTGAAAAACTGTTTCATGTAAATGATTTAACCAGCCCCCTCGGTCAGCGGGATCAGGCAATTTTGGAATTGCTTTATGCGACAGGGATGCGGGTGAGTGAGTGTGCCAATTTAAAACTTACCCATGTAGATTTTTCAATTGGGACGGTCTTAGTCAGAGGAAAAGGGAACAAAGAAAGATATATTCCATTTGGACGCTATGCGCAGGATGCTTTAGAAACTTATATCCATGATGGCAGAGAGAAACTGACCAATAAAGTGAACGAAGACAGTGGATCGATATTTTTAAATGCGCGTGGGACGACATTATCAACCCGGGGATTTCGCCTTGTATTAAATAAAATGGTAAAGAATGCAGCGCTGACGATTAACGTGCATCCGCATAAACTAAGGCATACTTTTGCGACCCATTTACTTAATGCCGGGGCCGATATGAGGTCGGTTCAGGAGTTGCTCGGGCATAAAAATTTATCGTCCACACAAATATACACACACGTTACAAAGGATCATTTACGTAACATTTATAAAAATTCGCATCCTCGAGCTTAA
- the hslV gene encoding ATP-dependent protease subunit HslV, with protein MSNEFHATTIFAVRHNGQCAMSGDGQVTLGNQVVMKHTARKVRRLFNGNVLAGFAGSVADAFTLFEKFESYLDKYNGNLARASVELAKEWRSDKVLRKLEAMLIVMDKEKMFLVSGTGEVIEPDDDLLAIGSGGNYALSAGRALKRYSQEKTAPEIAQAALEIAGEICVFTNDQIVLEVLE; from the coding sequence TTGTCAAACGAATTTCATGCAACCACCATATTTGCTGTGCGACATAATGGCCAATGTGCTATGAGTGGCGATGGTCAGGTTACCTTGGGAAATCAAGTAGTCATGAAGCACACGGCTCGAAAGGTCAGACGTCTGTTTAATGGCAATGTTTTAGCAGGTTTTGCCGGCTCTGTCGCGGATGCTTTCACGCTATTTGAAAAATTTGAAAGCTATCTGGATAAGTATAATGGCAATTTGGCCAGGGCTTCTGTGGAGCTTGCTAAAGAGTGGAGAAGTGATAAAGTGCTTCGAAAGCTTGAAGCTATGTTAATTGTCATGGATAAGGAAAAAATGTTTTTAGTTTCCGGAACCGGTGAAGTCATTGAACCGGATGATGACCTTTTAGCTATTGGATCCGGCGGCAATTATGCCCTTAGTGCTGGTCGTGCTTTGAAGCGGTATTCACAGGAAAAGACAGCACCCGAAATTGCACAGGCAGCACTCGAGATAGCCGGAGAAATCTGTGTCTTTACAAATGATCAGATTGTTTTAGAAGTGTTGGAATAA
- the hslU gene encoding HslU--HslV peptidase ATPase subunit, which translates to MDEMNLTPKQIVEKLDQFIIGQNQAKRAVAVALRNRFRRLQMDEKLRDEIVPKNILMIGPTGVGKTEIARRLAKLTGAPFVKVEATKFTEVGYVGRDVESMVRDLVEISIRIVKEEKMKEVKGKAEDLANNRLVKLLVPEKKKNQSMKNPFEMLFSNQQNDEPAQEDEQETEIEQKRKRIRHQLDLGELEDQMVTVEVDEQQSSMLDMLQGSGMEQFGMNMQDAFGQLMPKKKKKRRLPVREARKLLTHDEAQKLIDMDEVSQEAIEKTEQSGIIFIDEIDKVSGKNESQANVSREGVQRDILPIVEGSTITTKYGPVKTDHILFVAAGAFHMSKPSDLIPELQGRFPTRVELQKLNVEDFINILTEPSNALLKQYSALLKTEGINVEFSDDAVNRIAEIAYEVNQDSDNIGARRLHTILEKLLEDLSFEAPDINMEKVDITREYVNDKLGSIVKNKDLSQYIL; encoded by the coding sequence ATGGATGAGATGAACCTCACCCCAAAACAAATTGTTGAGAAGTTAGATCAATTTATTATTGGGCAAAACCAGGCGAAAAGGGCTGTAGCTGTGGCGCTAAGGAATCGGTTTCGCCGGTTGCAGATGGATGAAAAGCTAAGAGATGAAATTGTTCCCAAAAATATTCTGATGATCGGTCCTACTGGTGTAGGGAAGACCGAAATAGCCAGACGTCTTGCCAAATTAACCGGTGCTCCATTTGTAAAAGTAGAAGCAACAAAGTTTACAGAGGTAGGTTATGTGGGGCGTGATGTTGAATCAATGGTTCGCGACCTGGTGGAAATATCTATCCGAATCGTGAAAGAAGAAAAGATGAAGGAAGTAAAGGGCAAAGCAGAGGACTTAGCCAACAATCGGCTTGTGAAACTCTTAGTGCCGGAAAAGAAAAAAAATCAATCCATGAAAAATCCTTTTGAAATGCTGTTTTCCAATCAGCAAAATGATGAACCAGCTCAGGAGGATGAACAAGAAACTGAAATTGAACAAAAACGTAAGCGAATCAGACATCAGCTTGACCTTGGAGAATTAGAGGATCAGATGGTTACTGTTGAAGTTGATGAACAGCAATCTTCCATGCTTGATATGCTCCAGGGATCAGGAATGGAACAATTCGGTATGAACATGCAGGATGCTTTTGGACAGCTGATGCCTAAGAAGAAAAAGAAGAGAAGGCTTCCTGTGAGAGAAGCGCGAAAATTGCTGACTCATGACGAAGCCCAGAAGTTGATTGATATGGATGAAGTTTCTCAGGAGGCTATAGAAAAAACAGAGCAGTCAGGGATTATTTTTATTGATGAGATTGATAAAGTTTCCGGAAAAAATGAATCACAGGCAAATGTTTCGAGGGAAGGGGTTCAGCGTGATATTCTACCAATTGTTGAAGGTTCTACAATTACGACGAAATACGGCCCTGTGAAAACCGATCACATTTTGTTTGTGGCTGCAGGGGCTTTTCATATGTCAAAGCCTTCAGATTTAATTCCGGAGCTTCAGGGACGATTCCCTACCAGAGTGGAGCTTCAGAAGCTTAACGTCGAGGATTTCATCAATATTTTAACAGAGCCTTCAAATGCATTACTTAAACAATATTCTGCATTATTGAAAACAGAAGGTATAAATGTTGAATTTTCTGACGATGCTGTAAATAGAATAGCTGAAATTGCTTATGAGGTAAACCAGGACTCCGATAATATCGGAGCAAGAAGACTTCATACGATTCTGGAGAAACTTCTTGAGGATTTATCTTTTGAAGCACCGGATATTAATATGGAAAAGGTTGATATCACCAGAGAATATGTCAATGATAAGCTGGGCTCAATTGTGAAAAACAAAGACTTATCCCAATATATCTTATAG
- the codY gene encoding GTP-sensing pleiotropic transcriptional regulator CodY, with translation MELLERARMINSMLQKTTGKTVNFSDMSATLRDAISANVFVLSRRGKLLGFSIKQEIENERMKQMLEERQFPEEYTENLFTISKTTPNLDINSEYTAFPVENKDLFQNGLTTIVPIIGGGERLGTLILSRLQDHFNDDDLLLAEYGATVVGMEILHQKAEEIEEEARSKAVVQMAISSLSYSELEAIEHIFDELGGHEGLLVASKIADRVGITRSVIVNALRKLESAGVIESRSLGMKGTYIKVLNDKFLVELRKLTT, from the coding sequence ATGGAATTATTAGAAAGAGCAAGAATGATTAATTCAATGTTACAAAAAACGACAGGAAAGACCGTTAATTTTAGTGATATGTCCGCAACATTAAGAGATGCCATCAGCGCAAATGTCTTTGTACTTAGTCGCAGAGGAAAGCTATTAGGATTCTCCATTAAGCAGGAGATAGAAAACGAACGAATGAAACAAATGCTTGAGGAAAGACAGTTTCCTGAAGAATACACAGAAAATCTATTTACAATTTCCAAAACAACACCAAATTTAGACATTAACAGTGAATATACAGCATTTCCGGTAGAAAATAAAGATTTATTCCAAAATGGGCTTACTACCATTGTGCCAATCATTGGTGGCGGTGAACGTCTTGGAACATTAATTTTAAGTCGTTTGCAGGATCACTTTAATGATGACGATCTGTTGCTGGCTGAATATGGAGCAACCGTTGTAGGAATGGAGATTCTTCATCAGAAAGCCGAGGAAATTGAAGAAGAAGCCAGAAGTAAAGCAGTCGTACAAATGGCTATCAGTTCATTATCCTACAGTGAATTAGAGGCTATCGAGCATATATTTGATGAACTCGGGGGACATGAAGGTCTACTAGTAGCCAGTAAAATAGCGGACCGTGTTGGAATCACCCGTTCAGTAATTGTAAATGCCCTGCGTAAACTGGAAAGTGCAGGCGTCATTGAATCCAGATCATTGGGGATGAAGGGTACGTATATAAAAGTGTTAAACGATAAGTTTCTTGTTGAATTGCGAAAACTTACGACCTGA
- the flgB gene encoding flagellar basal body rod protein FlgB, with protein MSLFSNTFQILDRSLDYASLKNQTISNNIANVDTPNYKAKDVDFKSALNQAQSSLDAVRTHEKHLPFHSGQSLTQFQVVSRQDTTYNHNGNNVDVDKEMTDLAKNQIYYQAIADRLNGKFNSLKTVLRGGQ; from the coding sequence ATGTCCTTGTTTAGCAATACATTCCAGATCCTTGACCGATCTCTCGATTATGCATCATTAAAAAATCAAACGATATCAAATAATATCGCTAATGTGGATACTCCGAACTATAAGGCTAAAGATGTCGATTTTAAAAGTGCGTTAAATCAGGCACAATCCTCACTGGATGCTGTACGGACCCATGAAAAACACCTTCCGTTTCATTCCGGTCAAAGTTTGACGCAATTTCAAGTTGTAAGCAGACAGGATACAACCTACAATCATAACGGAAACAATGTCGATGTCGATAAGGAAATGACGGATCTTGCGAAAAATCAGATTTACTATCAGGCAATCGCCGACCGCTTGAACGGGAAGTTTAACAGCTTGAAAACGGTTCTTAGAGGAGGTCAATAA
- the flgC gene encoding flagellar basal body rod protein FlgC — translation MGIFNSINTSASGLTAQRLRMDVISSNIANAETTRAQLNEDGEWEPYRRKMVSFEEKGSSFHSKFQQALHSHSNNHTNQNSGVRVAEISEDEQPFKMVYKPNHPDANDQGYVAMPNVDPLKEMVDLMSTTRSYEANVTSMNASKDMLMKALEIGK, via the coding sequence ATGGGAATCTTTAATTCTATCAATACCAGTGCGAGTGGATTAACAGCTCAAAGATTGAGGATGGATGTTATATCCTCAAACATCGCTAATGCGGAAACAACGAGAGCTCAATTAAATGAAGATGGAGAATGGGAACCTTATCGCAGGAAAATGGTTTCTTTTGAGGAAAAAGGTTCATCCTTTCATTCGAAGTTCCAGCAGGCTCTGCACTCACATTCTAATAACCATACAAATCAGAATAGCGGGGTTCGGGTTGCAGAGATTTCAGAAGACGAACAACCGTTTAAAATGGTCTATAAACCGAACCATCCAGATGCGAATGATCAGGGATATGTCGCTATGCCGAATGTAGACCCTTTAAAGGAAATGGTTGATTTAATGAGTACAACCAGATCTTATGAAGCCAATGTTACATCCATGAATGCATCAAAGGATATGTTAATGAAAGCTCTTGAAATTGGAAAATAG
- the fliE gene encoding flagellar hook-basal body complex protein FliE — protein MKNVSQNRTTPFEAQQNFADSLKNAIDHVNKTQINSDQKTKALAAGEIDNLHDVMIAAQKSSITLQTAVEVQSKAMDAYKRVMRMQI, from the coding sequence ATGAAAAATGTAAGTCAGAATCGTACAACTCCATTTGAAGCGCAGCAGAATTTTGCTGACTCATTAAAAAATGCAATTGATCACGTGAATAAAACACAAATTAATTCCGACCAGAAAACAAAGGCGCTTGCAGCCGGAGAAATCGACAATCTGCATGACGTTATGATTGCAGCACAGAAAAGCAGTATTACTCTTCAAACAGCTGTGGAAGTACAATCCAAAGCAATGGATGCTTATAAGCGAGTCATGCGGATGCAAATTTAG
- the fliF gene encoding flagellar basal-body MS-ring/collar protein FliF: MNKVREYYQKTIEFWKSRSLLQKSLMIGAIVGLLMIILVFSLLANRSNLVPLYSDLSLQETGQIKTELEARGITYEVADGGSSILVPKENVDSLLVDLAAQGIPDSGSIDYSFFSENASWGMTDGQREMIELDTLQTEISNLINSIQGIQGSEVLITKPEKSVFMNEQPKEASASVVVHTQPGYEFNQGQINGLYHLVSKAVPNLPTDNIVLMNQYFEYFDQKNSNNATAGNTYMEQQDIKKDIERDIQSRVQQLLGTMIGRENVVVSVTTDVDFTKENRTEELVEPINEEDMEGLPVSVERITETYSGTDAPPDEVGPGDDPVPGYEGQEDGEGTDSEYEMVQETINNEFNRIQKDIVESPYKVRDLGIQVAVDSKKAQPDEEGNAQFLTTQEQETVRESISSILNSMISTTVSGEYGEINPEEKVSIVFQEFNSQPTAEPAPTPVIPTWMYIAGGVLLLAVIILLIMLFRRKKQDDASGYNEEVTEEQVSVPDIDQPQETEETMRKRQLENMAKDKPEEFAKLLRSWISED; the protein is encoded by the coding sequence GTGAATAAAGTTCGTGAATATTACCAGAAAACAATAGAATTTTGGAAGAGCCGGTCTCTCCTGCAAAAATCACTTATGATTGGTGCAATCGTTGGCTTGCTGATGATTATCCTGGTTTTCAGTCTACTTGCCAATCGATCCAATCTCGTTCCTTTGTACAGTGATCTTTCGCTTCAGGAAACGGGACAGATAAAAACAGAACTTGAAGCTAGAGGGATTACCTATGAAGTTGCCGATGGCGGGTCTTCCATATTAGTTCCTAAAGAAAATGTTGATTCTTTACTCGTTGACTTAGCTGCCCAGGGTATCCCGGATAGTGGAAGTATAGACTATTCGTTCTTTAGTGAAAATGCTTCCTGGGGGATGACTGATGGGCAGCGGGAAATGATAGAGTTGGACACTCTGCAAACAGAAATATCCAATTTAATTAATAGTATTCAGGGCATTCAAGGCTCTGAAGTGTTAATCACAAAGCCCGAAAAAAGTGTTTTTATGAATGAACAGCCAAAAGAAGCATCTGCTTCGGTGGTTGTTCATACCCAGCCTGGTTATGAATTTAATCAGGGTCAGATTAACGGGCTTTATCATCTCGTTTCAAAAGCGGTTCCTAATCTTCCTACTGATAATATCGTCTTAATGAACCAATATTTTGAGTATTTTGATCAAAAAAATTCAAATAATGCAACAGCAGGAAATACGTATATGGAGCAGCAGGATATCAAAAAGGACATTGAGCGTGATATTCAAAGCAGAGTTCAACAGCTATTAGGCACCATGATTGGACGAGAGAATGTCGTCGTATCTGTAACTACCGATGTTGACTTCACGAAGGAAAACAGGACAGAAGAGTTAGTAGAGCCGATTAATGAGGAAGATATGGAAGGTCTTCCAGTAAGTGTGGAGCGTATTACCGAAACATATTCCGGTACAGATGCACCACCGGATGAAGTGGGACCGGGAGATGATCCAGTGCCAGGTTATGAAGGCCAGGAAGATGGTGAAGGTACGGACTCCGAGTATGAAATGGTCCAGGAAACGATTAATAATGAGTTTAATAGAATACAGAAGGATATAGTAGAGAGTCCTTATAAAGTGAGAGATTTGGGGATTCAGGTCGCCGTTGATTCGAAAAAAGCACAGCCTGATGAGGAAGGAAATGCTCAATTCTTAACAACTCAGGAACAGGAGACTGTTAGAGAAAGTATCTCTTCTATTTTAAATTCCATGATTTCGACTACCGTATCCGGTGAGTATGGGGAGATCAATCCTGAAGAAAAAGTATCGATTGTGTTCCAGGAATTCAACTCACAGCCAACAGCAGAACCTGCACCAACTCCAGTTATTCCGACGTGGATGTATATAGCAGGTGGTGTATTGCTATTAGCAGTCATCATTCTATTGATTATGCTGTTCAGACGAAAAAAACAGGATGATGCAAGTGGGTATAATGAAGAAGTTACTGAAGAGCAGGTTTCAGTCCCGGATATCGATCAACCACAGGAAACAGAAGAAACAATGAGGAAACGACAGCTTGAAAATATGGCTAAAGATAAACCAGAAGAATTTGCAAAATTATTAAGATCATGGATTTCAGAGGATTAA
- the fliG gene encoding flagellar motor switch protein FliG, translated as MVKAKTELTGKQKAAILLISLGPDVSAEVYKHLSEEEIEQLTLEISSVRKVDTNQKQQVIEQFHQIALAQDYITQGGIGYAKTILEKALGDGEASQIINRLTSSLQVRPFDFARKADPTQILNFIQNEHPQTIALILSYLDSEQSAQILSELPEDIQADIARRIAVMDSTSPDVINEVEEILEKKLSATVTQDYTQTGGVQAVVEVLNGVDRSTERTILDELETQDPELAEEIKKRMFVFEDIVTLDNRAIQKVIREVDNEDLILSLKVASEEVQQVLFSNMSNRMAENFKEEMEFMGPVRLRNVEEAQTRIVSAIRHLEEIGEVVIARGGGDDIIV; from the coding sequence ATGGTCAAAGCCAAAACAGAGTTAACAGGAAAGCAAAAAGCAGCCATTCTATTGATTTCTTTAGGTCCTGATGTATCTGCTGAGGTTTACAAGCATTTGTCAGAAGAGGAAATTGAACAATTAACCCTGGAGATTTCATCTGTACGTAAGGTGGACACAAATCAAAAGCAACAAGTGATTGAGCAGTTTCACCAGATTGCATTAGCCCAGGATTATATTACACAAGGTGGAATTGGCTATGCCAAAACCATTTTGGAAAAAGCTCTCGGTGATGGAGAAGCCTCACAAATTATCAATCGACTTACTTCATCTTTACAGGTAAGGCCTTTTGATTTTGCACGAAAAGCTGATCCTACACAAATCCTGAACTTTATCCAAAACGAACACCCTCAAACGATTGCGCTGATTCTTTCCTATTTGGATTCAGAGCAATCGGCACAGATTCTTTCAGAGCTGCCTGAGGATATTCAGGCAGACATAGCCAGAAGAATCGCAGTTATGGATTCCACCTCTCCTGATGTCATTAATGAGGTGGAAGAGATACTGGAGAAGAAATTATCTGCTACGGTTACACAGGATTACACCCAGACTGGTGGAGTTCAGGCTGTAGTGGAAGTTCTTAACGGGGTAGACCGGTCGACAGAAAGAACAATTTTGGACGAACTCGAAACACAGGATCCGGAACTGGCGGAAGAAATTAAGAAACGAATGTTTGTCTTTGAAGATATTGTCACTCTTGATAATCGTGCGATACAGAAAGTCATCAGAGAAGTGGACAATGAGGATCTTATTCTATCTCTTAAAGTGGCCAGTGAGGAAGTACAACAAGTCCTATTCAGTAATATGTCTAATCGAATGGCTGAGAATTTCAAGGAAGAAATGGAATTCATGGGGCCTGTTCGCCTGCGGAATGTAGAAGAAGCACAAACAAGAATTGTATCAGCTATCCGTCATTTGGAAGAGATTGGCGAAGTTGTCATTGCCCGCGGTGGAGGGGATGATATTATTGTCTAA